The following are encoded in a window of Podospora pseudoanserina strain CBS 124.78 chromosome 6, whole genome shotgun sequence genomic DNA:
- a CDS encoding hypothetical protein (EggNog:ENOG503PDZ9) gives MESFTSPATRAAIATHDASSVTAAAIPAPAKNIRSGTDSSVKETLPDRPLRVGFQENQPIPIRTIKDTIAERRQPERRDSCERFQLNFQQRRSNTGWSVASGLTAASTVTDITEPESPDAIDEETFDVESVLASSPPYPHGSPSRSIACSSLPTKPLAPIDTDRSSSFRQRQPVSDIPPSPRKVHSDRPHRRSSDYITHPPPIEKQAGSITDDATNPDLRAACDIVGKEDGDNNEPAQQRDELSSEADGGSPSTLDGFHSSADENTPNSLSDVEVDDNSVQNFLDRALKHVFGVELCELSQGTASAAYQSVSYCLDELSYIVRSGSRHFADSAVPPVNEAARSHAGFNSTPIQGTADTTGYGGTSSGQSSRKNHNRTKKRLSGGLEGGEEEKDGDGDEGDDRQGGGGKRQRITDHGHGQNFSCPFRKRNPIRFNVRDFQSCAVQSFPDIPQLKRHIKNFHRQNSIPPFMCPRCKEDLGSHLDLVAHSAVEIHLMCEVRDVPSSLEPEDGITPQVEEVLNGRKANSKVDCWDTLWDVLFGTEEGIPDHNFVPPTELDEVHAEFRKPSSRDELRQRLATEFPLHDPDLLLSLFNEHIDSVVDTCRLQTSQLSGRPRRTRNQGPRQPTASPQRARRASHTAPLHSIQSRDTLGSNGQSGGASSTHGTPINNDSSWPSPSQPPLMSYAPSPGGYGQAVSPGGLSDTNVASLLPAQVSRRQLGIAVPAPTARQVQRPTFGAPLLGTSGGTDGSASHHMRVPSGDSGISFDTAAAAGYLLRQQPGVNLVPNHFFGSTNLPVRQQFQHGIRRAGGFQGGSANTLSLDMNQVYQQQQGPYQHHMQHAHAQQLQLQPQQLQMPGQGKSPISPHSAMTVTASSPGGFFGSYELGPGQTNLGQQYPH, from the exons ATGGAATCTTTcacctcaccagcaacacgAGCTGCAATCGCCACCCACGACGCATCTTCcgtcacagcagcagcaataccagcaccagcaaagAATATCAGATCCGGTACAGATTCTTCAGTCAAGGAAACCCTCCCAGACCGGCCGCTTCGGGTAGGCTTTCAAGAGAATCAACCTATTCCCATTCGTACCATCAAGGACACCATCGCCGAGCGCCGTCAGCCGGAGAGGCGAGACTCATGTGAGAGGTTTCAGTTGAACTTCCAACAACGAAGGTCAAACACCGGCTGGTCTGTGGCCTCTGGATTAACTGCCGCTTCAACTGTCACCGACATCACCGAGCCCGAAAGTCCTGATGCCATTGACGAAGAAACGTTTGATGTTGAATCGGTGCTggcatcatcacctccctaCCCTCACGGCTCTCCATCTCGCTCTATCGCTTGCTCTTCGTTACCGACAAAGCCTCTGGCTCCTATCGATACTGACAGATCCTCTTCATTTCGCCAACGCCAGCCAGTCAGTGACATTCCGCCATCACCTCGGAAAGTGCATTCAGATCGGCCACACCGGAGGAGTTCAGACTATATCACACATCCTCCACCTATCGAGAAACAAGCTGGATCGATTACGGATGACGCGACGAATCCAGACCTCAGGGCCGCTTGCGACATAGTTGGCAAGGAGGACGGCGATAACAACGAGCCGGCACAGCAACGGGATGAGTTATCTTCTGAAGCAGATGGAGGCAGTCCGTCCACATTGGACGGATTCCATTCCTCGGCAGATGAAAATACGCCAAATTCTCTGAGCGACGTAGAAGTGGACGACAACTCGGTGCAGAATTTCCTCGACAGAGCCCTCAAGCATGTATTTGGTGTCGAGCTCTGTGAACTGAGCCAAGGCACCGCGTCAGCGGCCTACCAATCGGTAAGTTACTGTCTCGACGAACTATCATATATTGTCCGGTCCGGTAGCCGGCATTTCGCCGACTCTGCCGTCCCGCCAGTGAACGAGGCAGCTCGCAGTCATGCAGGTTTCAACAGCACTCCTATCCAAGGCACGGCCGACACAACTGGCTATGGCGGCACATCAAGTGGCCAGAGCAGTCGTAAAAACCACAACAGGACGAAAAAAAGACTCAGTGGGGGCCTCgaaggcggagaggaagaaaaagacggggatggcgacgagggagatgatcgccagggcggtggcggtAAGCGACAAAGAATAACGGACCATGGTCACGGCCAAAACTTTAGCTGTCCGTTCCGCAAGAGAAACCCCATCAGATTCAACGTTCGAGACTTTCAGAGCTGCGCGGTACAGTCCTTCCCCGACATCCCTCAGCTCAAACGGCACATCAAGAACTTCCACCGACAAAACTCAATACCGCCGTTTATGTGTCCGCGATGCAAGGAGGACCTAGGAAGCCACCTGGACTTGGTCGCCCATTCGGCCGTAGAGATACATCTCATGTGTGAAGTACGGGATGTGCCATCAAGTCTGGAGCCCGAAGACGGCATCACGCcacaggtggaggaggttctcAATGGGAGAAAAGCAAACTCAAAGGTGGACTGTTGGGATACGCTCTGGGACGTGTTGTTTGGCACGGAGGAAGGGATCCCTGACCATA ATTTTGTGCCCCCTACAGAATTGGATGAGGTGCATGCCGAATTCAGGAAGCCGTCCTCCCGCGATGAACTCAGGCAGCGGCTTGCGACAGAGTTTCCTCTCCACGACCCAGACCTCCTGCTCAGCCTCTTCAACGAACACATCGACTCTGTTGTGGACACCTGCCGCTTACAGACAAGCCAACTCTCTGGGCGGCCAAGACGGACCCGCAACCAGGGCCCTCGACAGCCAACAGCAAGCCCTCAGCGGGCGAGAAGAGCTAGCCACACAGCACCTCTCCATTCGATTCAGAGCAGAGACACACTGGGGAGTAACGGCCAAAGCGGCGGGGCGTCCTCGACGCATGgcacccccatcaacaacgatTCGTCTTGGCCGAGTCCCAGCCAGCCGCCGTTGATGTCGTATGCGCCGTCACCGGGAGGCTATGGACAGGCCGTCAGTCCGGGAGGATTGAGTGACACCAATGTGGCATCCCTTCTCCCGGCACAAGTATCAAGGCGTCAGCTTGGTATCGCTGTGCCGGCTCCGACAGCGCGGCAGGTACAGCGGCCAACATTTGGCGCGCCGCTTCTGGGGACCTCCGGAGGAACAGATGGGAGTGCCTCCCACCATATGCGGGTGCCTTCGGGGGACTCGGGGATCAGCTTCGACACGGCTGCGGCAGCCGGCTATCTCTTGCGGCAGCAGCCGGGTGTCAATCTTGTCCCGAACCACTTTTTTGGCAGCACGAATCTTCCAGTGCGGCAGCAATTCCAACATGGCATCAGACGCGCAGGTGGTTTCCAGGGAGGCAGCGCAAACACACTTAGCCTTGATATGAACCAGGTgtatcagcagcagcaggggccATACCAGCATCACATGCAGCATGCGCATGCGCAACAGCTACAGCTACAGCCCCAGCAGCTGCAGATGCCGGGACAGGGGAAGTCGCCCATCAGCCCGCACTCGGCCATGACGGTGACAGCTTCATCGCCAGGAGGGTTCTTTGGAAGTTATGAGCTGGGGCCAGGTCAGACAAACCTGGGACAACAGTATCCGCATTAA
- the HTZ1 gene encoding histone H2A.Z (EggNog:ENOG503P342; COG:B) produces MAGGKGKSSGGKSSGGKTSGIEGSKKQQSHSQRAGLQFPCGRVKRFLKQNTQNKMRVGAKAAVYVTAVLEYLTAEVLELAGNAAKDLKVKRITPRHLQLAIRGDEELDTLIRATIAFGGVLPHINRALLLKVEQKKKAKAAEA; encoded by the exons atggctGGCGGAAAAGGAAAGTCCTCGGGCGGCAAGAGCTCTGGTGGCAAGACATCCGGTATTGAGGGTtccaagaagcagcagagcCATTCTCAACGCGCCGGTCTGCAG TTTCCCTGCGGCCGTGTGAAGCGCTTCTTGAAGCAAAACACCCAAAATAAGATGCGCGTCGGCGCCAAGGCTGCTGTCTACGTTACTGCCGTACTGGAATACTTGACTGCCGAAGTTCTCGAGCTTGCTGGA AACGCTGCCAAGGATCTCAAGGTCAAGCGTATCACTCCccgccatctccagctcgCGATCCGTGGTGACGAAGAGCTCGATACCCTGATTCGTGCCACCATCGCCTTCGGTGGTGTTCTCCCACACATCAACCGCGCCCTTCTGCTCAAGGtggagcagaagaagaaggccaaggccgcCGAGGCATAA
- the PIN4 gene encoding Peptidyl-prolyl cis-trans isomerase pin4 (COG:A; EggNog:ENOG503NZ7N): MSEQSGYYSGYAQQPTRSSPISSRTGFNTVSGLPSAMRPQQRHQIDSFTQGSASLFPAEDRFNPYESNSFRQQQQQHRAPPTPGFPTDNYIGNAQAWAYNGANTVNGAMGDSRLRPSASRRAALPTEWTMSGEQGLGSQALNTPSTQYSAMANFNNQSMGMISGDGYGSERHGFANGMYDPRHDAKSMSSDLIPTAIVIKNIPFNVRKEMLTSIMSDLGLPQPYAFNYHFDNGIFRGLAFANFQSPLDTQTVIEQLNGYEVQGRKLRVEYKKMLPEHERERIEREKREKRGQLEEQHQPLTLQHQSSMHSLNAAHSTRSRTSPLRDVDLNNPDTLQFYTELTLFRNDPNREILVFPSTITPHQRRTVHILAHNMGLEHRSVGEGPQRQLHVLKESAPPASLVHNLPGVSADAHRRGLSRAATIDFAETRNSGPGHYATMGRSSRHGPTLELPDSPDGGLNALRGVKSFADLRSYTPSPSLSSTGFPQAGSVAQYGEYSANLAGQNSSLTTPTTPGTNSNNDPSMLIPDLSGMTLSENFGSNRLRPRDAPGAIGSQRPVMNGSSTRSIPERQPLGPNGDWGEGMAGFAARGRANGHMQRGSESSDTAVRSATTSAARFQ, from the exons ATGAGCGAACAGTCGGGCTACTACAGCGGCTATGCGCAGCAGCCAACACggtcctcccccatctcgtCCAGGACGGGCTTCAACACCGTCTCCGGACTCCCAAGCGCCATGCGACCTCAGCAGCGCCACCAGATAGACTCCTTCACCCAGGGGTCTGCCTCTCTATTTCCTGCCGAGGACCGCTTCAACCCCTACGAAAGCAACTCTTTcagacaacagcaacaacaacacagagcaccaccaacaccaggcTTCCCGACCGACAACTATATTGGCAATGCCCAGGCATGGGCGTACAACGGTGCCAACACGGTGAACGGAGCAATGGGCGACAGCAGGCTTCGGCCGAGTGCCTCTCGCAGAGCAGCTCTGCCCACG GAATGGACCATGAGCGGCGAGCAAGGTCTGGGGAGTCAagccctcaacaccccttCAACACAGTATTCGGCCATGGCCAACTTTAACAACCAGAGCATGGGGATGATTAGTGGTGATGGCTATGGCTCCGAGCGGCATGGCTTCGCGAATGGCATGTACGACCCTCGTCACGATGCCAAGTCCATGTCTAGCGACCTGATTCCGACCGCCATTGTCATCAAGAACATCCCGTTCAATGTTCGCAAGGAAATGCTCACATCCATCATGTCGGACCTGGGACTACCCCAGCCATATGCCTTCAACTACCACTTTGACAACGGCATTTTCCGGGGACTGGCCTTTGCCAACTTCCAGAGCCCTCTCGACACACAGACTGTCATTGAGCAGCTGAACGGATACGAGGTTCAGGGCCGCAAGCTGAGAGTGGAGTACAAGAAGATGCTGCCAGAGCACGAAAGGGAGAGGATCGAACGCGAGAAGCGGGAGAAGAGAGGCCAGTTAGAGGAGCAGCACCAGCCCCTAACACTGCAACACCAGTCCTCGATGCACTCTCTAAATGCCGCCCACAGCACCCGATCCCGCACTTCGCCGCTGC GGGATGTGGACCTCAACAATCCAGACACTCTGCAGTTCTACACGGAGCTTACCCTGTTCCGCAACGATCCCAACCGTGAAATCCTGGTTTTCCCCTCTACCATTACACCGCATCAGCGCCGAACCGTCCACATTCTCGCGCACAATATGGGGTTGGAGCATCGCTCGGTTGGCGAGGGGCCGCAGAGACAGCTGCACGTTCTCAAAGAGTCTGCGCCACCTGCGTCCCTCGTGCACAACCTGCCGGGTGTGTCGGCCGATGCCCACCGCCGTGGTCTAAGCCGTGCTGCTACCATCGACTTTGCTGAGACTCGGAACAGTGGACCAGGCCACTATGCCACCATGGGCCGCTCTAGCCGTCATGGCCCGACATTGGAGCTTCCGGACAGCCCAGATGGTGGACTAAATGCGCTCCGCGGTGTCAAGTCGTTTGCCGACCTGCGTTCGTACACGCCCAGCCCTTCCCTGTCCTCGACAGGGTTTCCTCAAGCTGGCAGTGTAGCTCAGTACGGAGAGTACAGCGCCAATCTTGCCGGTCAGAACAGCTCATTGACCACACCCACGACTCCGGGTACCAACTCCAACAATGATCCCTCCATGTTGATCCCGGACCTCAGTGGCATGACATTGAGCGAGAACTTTGGCAGCAACAGACTGCGCCCTCGGGACGCACCTGGCGCCATCGGGAGCCAGCGGCCCGTGATGAACGGGTCCAGCACCCGCAGCATTCCCGAACGTCAGCCACTGGGCCCAAATGGAGATTGGGGTGAAGGCATGGCCGGTTTTGCTGCCCGCGGCCGGGCCAATGGCCACATGCAACGGGGAAGCG AGTCTTCAGATACCGCGGTGCGTTCAGCAACCACTTCCGCGGCCAGGTTCCAATAG
- a CDS encoding hypothetical protein (COG:F; COG:P; EggNog:ENOG503PBKB), protein MSRHGQGPSYFLMQFLVLCLGKWVGPTYKGVSCKHSPLSSHDISSLTHMLAQKMDSPLRHELNLALGLARQAALISRTVLSGFLLTHQKSEVDSVTKSDFSPVTVADFAIQALLAGTLSKAFPDDGLVGEESADELRKDPRLLQKVAAVLKVAKGWEARDENHVCDVIDLCKGEGKGRTWVFDPIDGTKTFLKGQQYAINIALLAEGEGWRGREEVMSVVACPLLDWTLGAMGEATVINDASVDKTGKGAVIYCVKGHGVFVEPLFNKTDDEKPRRVPQHAGQVTAIEELKSVTCWQSLDSGVDTMHERVAERLGMDFPGNDLLGWVNRWVCLALGLANTTIWVYKKRERKAKIWDHAGAMLLFKEVGGKITDVDGKDIDLTQGRLLGQNFGFLAAPQRVHELVLEAVKEAMRERENLNTVSGST, encoded by the coding sequence ATGTCTCGACATGGTCAAGGCCCTTCTTATTTTTTGATGCAGTTCCTCGTGTTATGTCTGGGAAAGTGGGTCGGTCCCACATATAAGGGGGTGTCTTGCAAACATTCCCCTCTTTCGAGTCACGACATATCCTCACTCACACACATGCTCGCTCAAAAAATGGATTCGCCACTCCGCCACGAACTCAATCTCGCACTTGGGCTAGCTCGCCAAGCTGCCTTGATCAGCCGGACCGTCTTATCTGGGTTCCTTCTCACTCACCAGAAAAGCGAGGTTGATTCGGTAACAAAAAGCGACTTCAGCCCCGTTACTGTGGCCGACTTTGCCATTCAGGCCCTTCTGGCTGGCACCCTCAGTAAGGCATTCCCCGACGATGGGCTAGTGGGTGAGGAATCGGCAGACGAGCTAAGGAAAGACCCTCGACTGCTGCAAAAGGTTGCGGCCGTGTTAAAAGTCGCAAAAGGCTGGGAGGCAAGAGACGAGAATCATGTGTGTGATGTCATTGACCTCTGCAAAGGCgaggggaaaggaaggacGTGGGTATTTGATCCCATTGATGGCACCAAGACATTCCTCAAGGGGCAGCAATATGCCATCAATATTGCCTTGTTGGCAGAAGGGGAAGGTTGGCGGGGCAGGGAGGAAGTCATGAGTGTGGTTGCTTGTCCGCTCTTGGACTGGACGCTGGGAGCCATGGGGGAAGCAACGGTGATAAATGACGCGTCTGTGGACAAAACAGGGAAAGGGGCAGTGATATACTGTGTCAAAGGCCATGGGGTTTTCGTCGAACCATTGTTCAACAAGACAGACGACGAAAAGCCGAGACGGGTCCCTCAACATGCAGGCCAAGTCACGGCAATCGAGGAACTGAAGAGTGTGACCTGCTGGCAGAGTCTAGACTCGGGAGTTGACACGATGCATGAAAGGGTAGCTGAAAGACTGGGCATGGACTTTCCGGGGAACGACCTTCTCGGGTGGGTAAATCGATGGGTGTGCCTTGCGCTTGGCCTAGCAAACACCACGATATGGGTATacaaaaagagagagagaaaggcAAAAATATGGGATCATGCGGGTGCCATGCTTCTTTTTAAGGAGGTTGGTGGCAAAATTACGGATGTTGATGGGAAAGATATCGATTTGACCCAGGGGAGGCTGTTGGGCCAAAATTTCGGCTTCCTGGCGGCACCACAAAGGGTTCATGAATTGGTGTTGGAAGCAGTGAAAGAGGCCATGAGGGAAAGAGAAAATCTTAACACGGTGAGCGGATCTACCTGA
- a CDS encoding hypothetical protein (EggNog:ENOG503NYE3; COG:S) — protein MHSWSTLTAAFALLANGVAAQNMLRFACSQLVVDRVDPLVNPGVRYTPHLHQIVGGNSFNLTMEPVEYDLVKRSTCTSCSFPQDLSNYWTAVMFFKHKNGSYHRVPQVGNGGPQGQLINKGGLDIYYIPSGKTTAFRPGFRMLAGNAANTEDSKVSKANICHRCWTSTNEGNFIGGAPCTGSDTVGIPQEPRCKMIRQTIIFPHCWDGKNLDTPDHKSHVAYGQGSGATGGGACPSSHPVKLPQLMYELMWNVTNFSDKNMWPTSGPAFVYSMNLGGSAAHGDYVFGWEGDTLQRAMDKGCNLNRACPAAGLTYQPPEVYNACNIKQQAPEPVDGWLKAMPMGDVAIKA, from the exons ATGCATTCGTGGTCTACCCTCACCGCGGCCTTTGCGCTGCTGGCCAACGGAGTTGCCGCTCAGAACATGTTGCGGTTCGCCTGCTCCCAGCTCGTTGTCGACCGTGTCGATCCTCTCGTCAACCCCGGCGTCCGCTACActccccatcttcaccagATCGTTGGTGGTAACTCCTTCAACCTGACCATGGAGCCAGTCGAGTATGACTTGGTCAAGAGATCGACCTGCACATCCTGCTCGTTCCCCCAGGATCTGTCCAACTACTGGACGGCCGTCATGTTTTTCAAGCACAAGAACGGATCGTATCACCGCGTTCCCCAAGTCGGCAACGGCGGTCCCCAGGGTCAGCTCATCAACAAGGGTGGTCTCGACATCTACTATATTCCCAGCGGCAAGACCACCGCCTTCAGACCT GGCTTCCGCATGCTTGCCGGTAACGCGGCCAACACCGAGGACAGCAAGGTTTCCAAGGCCAACATCTGCCATCGCTGCTGGACATCGACCAACGAGGGCAACTTCATCGGCGGTGCTCCCTGCACTGGCTCTGATACCGTCGGCATCCCTCAGGAGCCGCGCTGCAAGATGATCCGCcagaccatcatcttcccccaCTGCTGGGACGGCAAGAACCTTGACACCCCCGACCACAAATCCCACGTCGCCTACGGCCAGGGCTCTGGTGCCACTGGCGGCGGCGCCTGCCCATCCAGCCATCCCGTCAAGCTTCCTCAGCTCATGTACGAGCTGATGTGGAACGTGACCAACTTCAGTGATAAGAACATGTGGCCCACCTCGGGCCCTGCCTTTGTCTACAGCATGAACCTCGGCGGATCTGCCGCTCACGGTGACTACGTCTTCGGCTGGGAAGGCGACACTCTTCAGCGTGCCATGGACAAGGGCTGCAACCTCAACCGTGCTTGCCCTGCTGCTGGTCTTACTTACCAGCCTCCCGAGGTTTACAACGCTTGCAACATCAAGCAGCAGGCTCCCGAGCCCGTCGACGGCT GGCTCAAGGCCATGCCGATGGGCGATGTCGCCATCAAGGCTTAA